One stretch of Paenibacillus sp. FSL R5-0341 DNA includes these proteins:
- a CDS encoding ArsR family transcriptional regulator, with translation MMLGTDASSLIIYEALASEARLNIVRLLLQNREMHINALAKELYLSKAIVSTHVSKLQKAGIVGSRMKRENGGTYKYCFILQEFMTINLSPEPVDAPYHEVSIPVGQYTDYEAWPTCGIATTTQMIGQYDTPACFMDPDRVNAGILWLARGFLEYKIPNYLNTEQHLQEIEISLELSSEAPQVNENWPSDIRFSLNGKHLGTWTSPGDFGDRKGKHTPLWWKLDVNQYGVLKVLRINGEGTFMDGQRISDVRIHDLQLDSSTYWTFGLRPEEGVPGRGGLTLFGKGFGNYDQDILIRYYYEAGASEKE, from the coding sequence ATGATGCTTGGCACGGATGCGTCATCCTTAATTATATATGAGGCGCTCGCCAGTGAGGCCCGTTTAAATATCGTTCGTTTATTATTGCAAAACAGGGAGATGCATATTAATGCGCTTGCCAAAGAGCTGTATCTGAGCAAAGCCATCGTTAGTACACATGTGAGCAAGTTGCAAAAAGCGGGCATCGTAGGCAGTCGCATGAAGCGTGAGAACGGTGGAACGTATAAATACTGCTTTATTCTGCAAGAATTTATGACTATCAATCTCTCTCCTGAACCAGTGGATGCTCCTTACCATGAAGTCTCTATTCCGGTTGGTCAGTATACGGATTACGAAGCTTGGCCTACCTGTGGCATTGCAACAACGACGCAAATGATTGGACAATACGACACACCAGCCTGCTTCATGGACCCGGACCGGGTGAATGCTGGCATACTCTGGCTGGCACGCGGCTTTCTGGAATATAAGATCCCTAATTATTTAAATACAGAACAGCATCTCCAGGAAATTGAAATTTCACTCGAACTCAGTTCGGAAGCACCCCAAGTCAATGAAAACTGGCCGTCGGACATCCGCTTTTCCCTTAATGGAAAACACCTGGGAACATGGACAAGTCCAGGCGACTTTGGGGATCGGAAAGGCAAGCACACACCGCTATGGTGGAAATTGGACGTCAACCAGTATGGTGTACTGAAGGTGCTGCGCATCAATGGAGAAGGGACGTTTATGGATGGACAGCGCATCTCAGATGTACGTATCCATGATCTGCAATTGGATTCTTCCACCTACTGGACGTTTGGATTAAGACCGGAAGAAGGGGTGCCGGGTCGGGGCGGACTTACGTTGTTCGGGAAAGGGTTCGGTAACTACGATCAGGACATTTTGATTCGGTACTATTACGAGGCTGGAGCGTCGGAAAAGGAATAG
- a CDS encoding AraC family transcriptional regulator, translating to MHPETVNMSIIDELSENITLRMSSYLEQTHDSNWTEHKSHSDYDLWFITAGSVKITIDGIEHMAGPGDVVFFYPDMPYTASTTGELCRFVYMHFDFSIAEQKRILGEFQLPGIVPGNLIQEESMLFTSSYRRFKQSSGASGSPLYLKASLLLVIAKIFELHKQGLYHGEFLKDRKLRKIEGSLEVLQTVFPYVDANLHRAIRVNELAAIAGVSEKYFISLFKKILGITPGQYINQIKMNRARDYLYEKKYTIQQIAGFLGYPDPFTFSKAFKKFYNVPPSKFE from the coding sequence ATGCATCCAGAGACTGTAAATATGAGTATAATTGACGAACTTTCGGAGAATATCACACTTCGCATGAGCTCTTATTTGGAACAAACGCACGACAGCAATTGGACGGAGCACAAGTCTCATTCCGATTATGATCTGTGGTTCATTACAGCAGGCTCCGTCAAGATTACCATTGATGGAATCGAGCATATGGCGGGCCCGGGCGACGTGGTGTTTTTTTATCCGGACATGCCTTACACTGCTTCCACGACCGGCGAGCTGTGCCGATTCGTATACATGCACTTTGATTTCAGCATCGCTGAGCAAAAGCGAATTCTCGGCGAGTTTCAACTCCCGGGCATCGTACCTGGCAACCTGATTCAGGAGGAATCAATGCTGTTCACTTCGTCCTATCGAAGATTCAAGCAGAGTAGCGGCGCTTCCGGAAGTCCACTCTACTTGAAAGCCTCTCTGCTTCTCGTCATCGCCAAAATTTTTGAATTACACAAGCAAGGCCTGTATCACGGTGAGTTTCTGAAAGATCGAAAACTGAGGAAAATCGAAGGAAGTCTGGAGGTTCTGCAGACTGTCTTCCCATACGTGGATGCGAATCTGCATCGGGCCATCCGAGTTAACGAGCTTGCAGCTATTGCTGGCGTTTCTGAGAAATATTTTATTTCGTTGTTCAAGAAAATTCTCGGTATCACACCAGGGCAGTACATCAATCAGATCAAAATGAATCGGGCCAGAGACTATCTATACGAGAAAAAATATACGATCCAGCAAATTGCCGGATTTCTGGGGTATCCCGATCCCTTTACGTTCTCCAAAGCATTCAAAAAATTCTACAACGTGCCTCCTTCCAAATTCGAATAA
- a CDS encoding glycoside hydrolase family 4 has product MNATSTQHPKVVVIGAGSLFFGRQSIWQMVHSPYLNQGTLALVDTDEERLSKMVTLAERVARENNVSLKIEGSVDRRQVLPGADFVVLSFAEQSVKYRGIDCQVSLKYGIRMCSGDTIGPGGIFRAMRELPVIMECAKDIEELCPDAWVINYINPSTVHGIALHRYAPKLKSFALCDSHHMPHKKAYYAVRAGIIGDNSQFTEEINQNFDFRIAGVNHFTWLLKAEYEGKNVMPTIAEAMRKLAGDENNGGDHGAKALFNDAITYELYDIFGIIPTCTAHTKEYVRYWQGLGKTADTIPPLSIWETEDRYQRHDEMWQQVDDFLTGNIPISDYMSTFGPDHATDIIENMVGNLGKKFFINTLNQGAVTNMNADSLLELLCDVDMDGAKPLHVGEMPRGIRGMQELVLDTHELTVEAVLEQSYEKLRRAMLTDPLVNSISDADKIIHELLELEREMIPDVWYKDRLQYS; this is encoded by the coding sequence ATGAATGCTACAAGCACACAGCATCCAAAGGTAGTCGTTATTGGGGCGGGCAGCCTATTTTTTGGTCGTCAGTCCATCTGGCAGATGGTACACTCCCCATATTTAAATCAGGGAACGCTGGCTTTGGTGGATACGGACGAGGAACGGCTCTCGAAAATGGTAACACTGGCGGAAAGGGTTGCGCGGGAGAACAACGTATCCTTAAAGATTGAAGGCTCAGTGGACCGAAGACAGGTGCTTCCGGGAGCCGACTTCGTTGTACTTAGCTTTGCGGAGCAATCGGTGAAATATCGAGGGATCGACTGCCAGGTTTCTCTAAAGTATGGGATTCGCATGTGTTCCGGCGATACAATTGGCCCTGGTGGAATCTTTCGTGCGATGCGGGAACTGCCGGTTATCATGGAGTGCGCCAAAGATATCGAGGAGTTATGTCCAGATGCGTGGGTGATCAATTATATTAACCCGTCTACCGTTCACGGCATCGCCTTACATCGTTATGCACCGAAGCTCAAATCATTTGCGCTGTGCGATAGTCATCATATGCCACATAAGAAAGCGTATTATGCCGTAAGAGCGGGTATCATTGGAGACAATAGCCAGTTCACGGAAGAGATCAACCAGAACTTCGATTTTCGCATCGCTGGTGTCAATCATTTCACTTGGCTACTCAAAGCCGAGTATGAAGGAAAAAATGTGATGCCTACAATCGCAGAAGCCATGCGCAAGCTGGCAGGTGATGAGAATAATGGCGGTGATCACGGCGCAAAAGCTCTTTTTAACGATGCGATTACCTATGAACTATATGATATTTTCGGAATCATTCCCACTTGCACGGCGCATACGAAGGAATACGTTCGGTATTGGCAGGGTCTTGGCAAAACTGCGGACACCATCCCGCCATTATCGATCTGGGAGACAGAGGACAGGTATCAGCGCCACGATGAGATGTGGCAGCAGGTCGATGACTTCCTTACAGGAAACATCCCGATTTCCGATTACATGAGTACTTTTGGGCCGGATCATGCAACTGATATCATCGAAAATATGGTGGGGAATTTGGGCAAAAAATTCTTCATCAATACGCTCAATCAAGGTGCGGTAACCAATATGAATGCGGATTCGCTCCTGGAACTACTATGCGATGTAGATATGGATGGGGCGAAACCACTCCATGTAGGCGAGATGCCGCGTGGGATAAGAGGCATGCAAGAACTTGTACTGGATACCCATGAGCTTACAGTTGAAGCTGTTCTGGAACAGAGCTACGAGAAGCTGAGAAGGGCGATGCTCACCGACCCGCTGGTGAATTCCATCAGTGACGCGGACAAGATCATCCATGAATTGTTGGAACTGGAGCGTGAGATGATTCCGGACGTTTGGTACAAGGATAGACTGCAGTATAGCTAA